A region from the Leptospira dzoumogneensis genome encodes:
- a CDS encoding Crp/Fnr family transcriptional regulator — translation MKISEDMVNKHGLRFKESAVIFDENEPADQMYLILSGKVGIHKKVKEAFKLLIELKEGDMFGEMALVDRKPRSARAIAKTDVLLFAITESVFYNLIQTNPSFSLKMVKMLSSRLRETNQTIASLLKGDRKNIVTSALITFAQTRGEQEDGQYKVHLAAFMKWAILRVGLEHADLVSAINLLVKDKMVEQPKNDPSHILIRETFFKYTLDQ, via the coding sequence ATGAAGATCTCCGAAGATATGGTAAACAAACACGGTCTCCGCTTTAAGGAATCCGCTGTTATTTTCGATGAGAACGAACCTGCAGATCAAATGTATCTGATCCTTTCCGGAAAAGTGGGGATCCATAAAAAAGTAAAAGAAGCATTCAAACTTCTTATAGAACTGAAAGAAGGGGATATGTTCGGAGAGATGGCACTGGTGGATCGCAAACCCAGAAGTGCAAGAGCCATCGCAAAAACCGACGTATTATTATTCGCGATCACCGAGAGCGTGTTCTATAACCTAATCCAGACAAACCCTTCTTTCTCTTTAAAGATGGTAAAAATGCTTTCTTCCAGATTAAGAGAGACCAACCAAACCATAGCGAGTCTTTTAAAAGGAGACAGAAAGAATATTGTAACTTCTGCGCTCATCACTTTCGCACAAACGAGAGGAGAGCAGGAAGACGGACAATACAAAGTACATTTGGCGGCATTTATGAAATGGGCCATCTTAAGAGTCGGATTAGAACATGCGGATCTGGTATCCGCGATCAATCTTTTGGTAAAAGATAAGATGGTCGAACAACCTAAAAACGATCCCAGCCATATATTGATACGGGAAACGTTTTTTAAATACACATTGGACCAGTAA
- a CDS encoding response regulator codes for MSVRTRPKIFLIDDHPIVRSGLESEIKASGDYEYCGSASSIKEGTKMMSFTRPDLLICDVSLQDENGIKELDSIRKKFPEIKIVFLTMHRDWSYLQDAISAGADGYILKSDSMESIMASIKKVLNRGKVFPGEIANFSYDEKHIRDIAEIVKKLTKRESQILNFLSKGKLNREIAEELKLSVRTVEAHRASIFKKLEVDNMVELTRILVQLKSLDPN; via the coding sequence ATGTCCGTCCGAACCCGTCCTAAAATATTTTTGATAGACGATCATCCGATCGTTCGCTCCGGACTGGAATCCGAGATCAAAGCTTCCGGAGATTATGAATATTGCGGTTCTGCTTCTTCCATAAAAGAAGGCACCAAAATGATGAGCTTCACTAGACCGGACCTTCTGATCTGTGATGTTTCTCTCCAGGACGAGAACGGGATCAAAGAGCTGGATTCTATTCGTAAAAAATTCCCGGAAATAAAAATCGTATTTTTAACGATGCATAGGGATTGGTCCTATCTGCAGGATGCGATCTCCGCGGGCGCGGACGGGTACATTCTAAAAAGCGACTCCATGGAATCCATTATGGCTTCCATTAAAAAAGTATTAAATAGGGGCAAAGTTTTCCCCGGAGAGATCGCAAACTTCAGTTATGACGAGAAACATATTCGAGATATTGCGGAGATCGTCAAAAAGCTCACCAAAAGAGAAAGCCAGATCTTGAACTTTCTATCCAAGGGAAAATTAAATAGAGAGATCGCAGAAGAATTAAAACTGAGCGTTAGAACAGTGGAGGCACATAGAGCATCCATTTTCAAAAAATTAGAAGTGGATAATATGGTAGAATTGACCAGGATATTAGTCCAGCTCAAGTCCTTAGATCCGAACTAA
- a CDS encoding acyltransferase family protein has translation MAEQTSPAKQSRLDYLDNLRSFALLLGLAFHVAIVYAAIIMYPLRNNDRSIAFDVFGEWVHLFRMPMFFVLSGYFTERIYLSKTLKEFLKLRALRIILPLIPGVILFAPMQYYVKALQEGYQGNYFIFLWEEFLLKNPAPSHLWFILYLALYTFLYLGIRPLVYRIGTFILPSSRYGEEVSENRSSIKWETLLIAGIWCTIWTCGINYFFLKDDKYLNIEPVQFIYDFSFFLFGSFLIGKESTILKGKTDRLEIILLGFLALAFFGAFYWISTIDPYWSYFGYTGYTNRILHIFLKCLGGWIWIAFFIRLFQLFFNKAGKFSSYLRESSLPVYLIHHPISLGIGFLVVSTGLSIWIKFSLHIFFVYAVTFLVYHFIIRDSNFWLTVLGNKGISFKRNK, from the coding sequence TTGGCTGAACAAACCTCACCGGCCAAACAAAGCAGGCTGGATTATTTAGACAATCTCAGATCCTTCGCATTATTATTAGGATTAGCATTCCATGTGGCGATCGTATATGCCGCGATCATAATGTATCCATTAAGAAATAATGATAGATCCATAGCTTTCGATGTTTTCGGAGAATGGGTGCATCTTTTCAGAATGCCTATGTTCTTTGTACTTTCCGGTTATTTTACGGAAAGGATCTATCTTTCCAAGACATTAAAAGAATTCTTAAAGTTAAGAGCATTAAGGATCATTCTTCCTTTGATCCCTGGGGTCATATTATTTGCACCGATGCAATATTATGTAAAAGCATTACAAGAAGGTTACCAAGGAAATTATTTCATTTTTTTATGGGAAGAATTTTTACTAAAGAATCCGGCCCCTTCTCATCTTTGGTTCATATTATATTTAGCATTATATACATTCTTGTATCTGGGCATCCGCCCATTAGTCTATAGGATCGGCACATTCATACTCCCTTCTTCCAGATACGGAGAAGAAGTATCCGAAAATAGATCCAGCATAAAATGGGAAACATTATTGATCGCAGGTATTTGGTGTACTATCTGGACCTGCGGAATTAATTACTTTTTCCTAAAAGATGATAAATATCTGAACATAGAGCCGGTGCAGTTCATATATGATTTCAGCTTTTTCTTATTCGGAAGCTTTTTGATCGGAAAAGAAAGTACGATCCTAAAAGGAAAAACGGATCGTCTCGAGATCATTCTACTCGGATTTTTAGCTCTCGCATTTTTTGGAGCATTCTATTGGATCAGCACAATCGATCCATACTGGTCTTATTTCGGATATACCGGCTACACAAACAGAATACTTCATATTTTTCTAAAGTGTTTGGGCGGGTGGATCTGGATCGCATTTTTCATCCGGCTTTTCCAACTGTTCTTCAACAAAGCAGGAAAATTTAGTTCTTACTTAAGAGAATCCAGTCTGCCGGTTTATCTGATCCATCATCCTATTTCCCTTGGGATCGGATTTTTGGTAGTGAGCACAGGTCTTTCTATTTGGATAAAATTTTCACTTCATATCTTCTTCGTTTATGCTGTAACTTTTTTAGTGTATCATTTTATTATCCGAGATTCCAACTTCTGGCTGACTGTACTTGGAAATAAAGGGATCAGTTTTAAAAGAAATAAGTAA